A genomic window from Aquitalea aquatilis includes:
- a CDS encoding MFS transporter — MNSLELRASLGLAGIYALRMLGMFLILPVFAIYAQTLHGADNHALIGLALGSYGLTQALLQLPLGMLSDRIGRKKVIYGGLVLFAIGSFVAAGAHDIVTLTIGRVIQGSGAISAAITALLADLTREENRTRAMAMIGMSIGTTFAVSLVAGPLLAQYIGVNGIFALTGILSLAALVGVWLIIPDPAISRFHSDTEANTKRLPAVLKNPQLLRLNYGIFALHAAQMAMFVTIPFALIKTAGLDKAHHWEVYLPVTVIGFLLMVPAIIYGEKKSRLKQVFIAAIAIMTIAQLGMALALDSFWQIVVWLGLYFIAFNILEATLPSLISKIAPADAKGTAIGVYNTAQSFGLFMGAAAGGWLYGHYGAAGVFGFTSVLMASWLLASFSMQAPQAVRSVMFHIGEDWRGSSQQLSQQLSALAGVSEAVVVLEDRVAYLKVSQQTWDEAAVKQLIQATY; from the coding sequence ATGAATTCGCTTGAATTGCGCGCCAGCCTAGGGCTGGCCGGTATTTACGCCCTGCGCATGCTGGGCATGTTCCTGATCCTGCCGGTATTTGCCATTTATGCGCAGACCCTGCACGGAGCCGACAATCACGCACTGATCGGCCTGGCACTAGGCAGCTACGGCCTCACCCAGGCCCTGCTGCAATTGCCGCTGGGCATGCTGTCCGACCGCATTGGTCGCAAAAAGGTGATTTACGGCGGGCTGGTGCTGTTTGCCATCGGCAGCTTTGTGGCTGCCGGCGCACACGATATCGTCACCCTCACCATCGGCCGCGTCATTCAGGGTTCCGGTGCCATCTCCGCCGCCATTACCGCCCTGCTGGCCGACCTCACCCGCGAAGAAAACCGCACCCGCGCCATGGCCATGATAGGCATGAGCATCGGCACCACCTTTGCCGTCAGCCTGGTTGCCGGCCCGCTGCTGGCGCAGTACATCGGTGTCAACGGCATCTTCGCTCTCACCGGCATTCTGTCGCTGGCCGCGCTGGTGGGCGTATGGCTGATCATTCCCGACCCGGCCATTTCGCGCTTCCACTCCGACACCGAAGCCAATACCAAGCGGCTGCCGGCTGTGCTGAAGAACCCGCAGCTGCTGCGCCTCAATTACGGCATATTCGCCCTGCATGCGGCGCAGATGGCCATGTTCGTCACCATCCCCTTCGCCCTGATCAAGACCGCAGGCCTCGACAAGGCCCACCACTGGGAGGTCTACCTGCCAGTCACCGTCATCGGCTTTCTGCTGATGGTGCCGGCCATTATCTACGGCGAGAAAAAGTCCAGACTGAAGCAGGTATTCATCGCCGCCATCGCCATCATGACCATCGCCCAGCTGGGCATGGCCCTGGCGCTGGACAGTTTCTGGCAGATCGTGGTGTGGCTGGGCCTGTATTTCATCGCCTTCAACATCCTGGAAGCCACCCTGCCCTCGCTGATTTCGAAAATCGCACCAGCCGATGCCAAGGGCACCGCCATCGGTGTGTATAATACGGCGCAGTCCTTTGGCCTGTTCATGGGTGCCGCAGCTGGCGGCTGGCTCTACGGCCACTACGGCGCAGCCGGCGTATTCGGCTTTACCAGCGTGCTGATGGCCAGCTGGCTGCTGGCCTCGTTCAGCATGCAGGCCCCGCAGGCCGTGCGTTCGGTGATGTTTCACATCGGCGAAGACTGGCGTGGCAGCTCGCAGCAGCTATCCCAGCAGCTGTCGGCCCTGGCCGGTGTCAGCGAAGCGGTGGTGGTGCTGGAAGACCGTGTCGCCTACCTGAAGGTATCGCAGCAAACCTGGGACGAAGCCGCAGTAAAACAGCTGATCCAAGCTACTTATTAA
- a CDS encoding single-stranded DNA-binding protein, whose amino-acid sequence MNSITFDGRLAADAELRYTPSGEPVLSFRVASDIGFGERKTTNWFSCQVWGKRGESLKNFLSKGQQVTVYGQLTLREWQNKEGQKQLSPDVRVNELSLQGGKREGGSSMDDNYAYGEPAAQSRPAAPPAAPRRMEAKAAPKLDDMDDDIPF is encoded by the coding sequence ATGAACAGCATCACTTTTGACGGACGCCTGGCGGCAGACGCCGAACTGCGCTACACCCCCAGTGGCGAACCGGTGCTGAGCTTCCGCGTGGCCAGCGACATCGGCTTTGGCGAGCGCAAGACCACCAACTGGTTTAGCTGCCAGGTATGGGGCAAGCGCGGCGAATCGCTGAAGAACTTCCTCAGCAAGGGCCAGCAAGTCACCGTGTACGGTCAGCTCACCTTGCGCGAATGGCAGAACAAGGAAGGCCAGAAACAGCTGTCGCCCGACGTGCGCGTGAATGAACTGAGCCTGCAAGGCGGCAAGCGCGAAGGTGGCTCGTCCATGGACGACAACTACGCTTACGGCGAACCGGCAGCCCAGTCCCGCCCGGCCGCACCACCGGCAGCCCCGCGCCGCATGGAAGCCAAGGCTGCGCCCAAGCTGGATGACATGGACGACGACATCCCGTTCTGA
- a CDS encoding SDR family oxidoreductase: MPQEKIAFVTGATGLLGNNLVRLLLAQGYRVKALARSEQKATEQFGELIGKRLEVVVGDLTQVEGFAAALQGCEVIFHTAAYFRESYKGGRHLAALHKTNVEGTQNLLNQAYAAGIRRMVHISSIAVLGRHATGLTDETMVLAREAAPDDYYRSKIETDAVIFAFLDSHQDMHISLVLPGWMHGPGDLGPTSAGQFVQDYLQQKIPGVIDAAFSVVDARDVAQVALASSKTGERGERYLAAGHPVTMARLLQTMEAVSGVPAPRRKLPRLMLYVIASLQELYARLTGRPVLLSLAMVSNMANDYGRKFSAEKIRESFGLGFRPMEETLADEVLWIQHRARRGEMHKPGHDKPG, translated from the coding sequence ATGCCGCAAGAAAAAATCGCATTTGTCACCGGAGCGACTGGACTGCTGGGTAACAATCTTGTTCGTTTGCTGCTCGCGCAAGGTTATCGGGTCAAGGCTTTGGCTAGGTCAGAACAGAAAGCCACCGAGCAGTTCGGGGAGCTGATCGGTAAGCGCTTAGAGGTGGTGGTGGGCGATCTCACCCAGGTGGAGGGTTTTGCCGCAGCGTTGCAGGGGTGCGAAGTTATTTTTCATACCGCAGCTTATTTTCGTGAAAGCTACAAAGGTGGCCGCCATCTGGCCGCCCTGCACAAAACCAATGTCGAGGGTACGCAAAACCTGCTGAACCAGGCATATGCAGCTGGTATTCGGCGCATGGTCCATATTAGCTCCATCGCGGTACTGGGCCGCCACGCAACAGGGTTGACCGACGAAACCATGGTGCTGGCACGTGAAGCGGCACCGGATGACTATTACCGCAGCAAAATCGAAACCGACGCGGTGATATTCGCTTTTCTCGACAGCCATCAGGACATGCACATCTCCCTTGTTCTGCCTGGCTGGATGCATGGCCCGGGCGATCTTGGCCCGACTTCGGCTGGGCAGTTCGTACAGGATTACCTGCAGCAAAAAATTCCGGGAGTCATTGATGCTGCGTTTTCGGTGGTTGATGCCCGAGATGTCGCGCAGGTCGCTTTGGCATCCAGTAAAACGGGGGAACGGGGCGAGCGCTATTTGGCTGCAGGCCACCCGGTGACCATGGCCAGGCTTTTGCAAACGATGGAAGCCGTAAGTGGTGTGCCGGCCCCGCGCCGCAAACTGCCCCGTCTCATGTTGTATGTCATCGCGTCCCTGCAAGAGCTCTATGCCCGATTGACGGGCAGGCCTGTATTACTCAGCTTGGCCATGGTAAGCAATATGGCAAACGACTACGGAAGAAAATTTTCAGCGGAAAAAATTCGGGAGAGCTTCGGTTTGGGCTTCAGACCCATGGAGGAAACCTTGGCAGACGAGGTTTTGTGGATCCAACACAGAGCCAGGCGAGGGGAGATGCACAAGCCTGGTCATGACAAGCCCGGTTAA
- a CDS encoding MerR family transcriptional regulator — MRIGELAEQTGMTRDAIRFYERIGLIKSERGPEGRHGYRRYDVSAVRRLGLIKKAKALGFSLGEIQELLEAWANHSFRPEQKRAVIADKIAVIEQKIFELQELSSELKLALAGIRDECQ, encoded by the coding sequence GTGCGGATCGGGGAGTTGGCAGAGCAGACGGGGATGACGCGTGATGCCATCCGTTTCTATGAACGGATCGGCCTTATCAAGTCCGAGCGCGGTCCGGAAGGCCGCCACGGCTACCGCCGGTACGATGTTTCAGCGGTTCGACGGCTGGGCTTGATCAAGAAAGCCAAGGCTTTGGGGTTTTCACTTGGAGAAATTCAAGAACTACTGGAGGCATGGGCCAATCACAGCTTCCGTCCGGAACAGAAGCGCGCAGTCATTGCCGACAAGATTGCGGTAATCGAGCAAAAAATCTTCGAACTACAGGAGCTTTCCAGTGAGCTCAAACTGGCTTTGGCCGGCATCCGTGACGAGTGTCAATAA
- a CDS encoding homocysteine S-methyltransferase family protein, producing the protein MSQTLILDGGMGRELKRIGAPFQQPEWSALALLEGPHFVEQAHDAFVSAGARVITTNSYAVVPFHIGQPRFEQHGERLAALAGELARRSADKAAQPVTVAGSLPPALGSYRPDLFNEADSLAIHRVLIAGLTPYVDVWLAETQSSLAEVRAVRQALGEQDKPLWLSFTLQDEDSDGVARLRSGETVSEAVVEAIRLGAAAVLFNCSQPEVMEAALDAANAVLQQQGGQLQLGVYANAFPPTPKDAKANATLDEIRADLTPQNYLAWAERWVGKGAGIVGGCCGITPEHIAELSKSLG; encoded by the coding sequence ATGAGCCAAACCCTTATTCTCGATGGCGGCATGGGCCGCGAACTCAAACGCATTGGTGCACCGTTTCAGCAGCCGGAATGGTCGGCGCTGGCGCTGCTGGAAGGCCCGCATTTTGTCGAGCAGGCGCACGATGCCTTTGTCAGTGCCGGTGCCCGGGTGATTACCACCAACAGCTACGCTGTGGTGCCCTTTCACATTGGCCAGCCGCGTTTCGAGCAGCATGGCGAGCGACTGGCTGCGCTGGCCGGCGAACTGGCCCGCCGCAGTGCCGACAAGGCAGCCCAGCCGGTGACCGTGGCCGGCTCGCTGCCGCCGGCGCTGGGCTCTTACCGGCCCGACCTGTTTAACGAGGCGGATTCGCTGGCCATTCACCGGGTGCTGATAGCCGGCCTGACGCCGTATGTGGATGTGTGGCTGGCCGAGACGCAAAGCTCGCTGGCCGAGGTGCGTGCGGTGCGCCAGGCGCTGGGCGAGCAGGACAAGCCCTTGTGGCTGTCGTTTACCTTGCAGGATGAAGACAGCGATGGCGTGGCACGCCTGCGTTCTGGTGAAACGGTTAGCGAAGCTGTGGTCGAAGCCATCCGCCTGGGCGCGGCGGCCGTGCTGTTCAACTGCAGCCAGCCGGAAGTGATGGAAGCCGCGCTGGATGCGGCCAATGCCGTGCTGCAGCAGCAAGGTGGTCAGCTGCAACTGGGCGTGTACGCCAATGCCTTCCCTCCCACCCCGAAAGACGCCAAGGCCAATGCCACGCTGGATGAAATCCGTGCCGACCTGACGCCGCAGAACTATCTGGCTTGGGCCGAACGCTGGGTAGGCAAGGGCGCTGGCATTGTCGGTGGCTGCTGCGGTATCACGCCGGAGCACATTGCCGAATTGTCTAAAAGCCTGGGCTGA
- a CDS encoding transporter substrate-binding domain-containing protein has translation MFKRQTKITKTLAALALLAASQSHAGATLDHVQKSGVLRGVLLESYPPYSFLNSKNQLDGFDVDVAKAVAKKLGVKLKLDTPSWEVIAAGKWGARWDICICSMTPNKERAQVLDFPAFYYNSPAVLIANIADKKTSSIKDLEGKKIAVQQGSSYESYLQKKLVIEAPNAVQPTYGFNKVIIAPYDNEELAYQDLALGAGKRVDAVISNLVTARERISKTGKFRIVGSPLYQEPNWVAVDKGDAQWNARVKQVITELKKDGTLSAISKKWIGADITN, from the coding sequence ATGTTCAAACGACAAACCAAGATCACCAAAACCCTCGCCGCCCTGGCCCTGCTGGCAGCCAGCCAAAGCCATGCCGGTGCCACGCTGGACCACGTACAGAAAAGCGGCGTGCTGCGCGGCGTGCTGCTGGAAAGCTACCCTCCCTACTCCTTCCTCAACAGCAAGAACCAGCTGGATGGCTTTGATGTGGATGTGGCCAAGGCAGTGGCGAAAAAGCTGGGCGTCAAGCTGAAGCTGGATACGCCGTCCTGGGAAGTGATTGCCGCCGGCAAATGGGGTGCGCGCTGGGATATCTGCATCTGCTCGATGACGCCCAACAAGGAAAGAGCGCAGGTACTGGACTTCCCGGCGTTCTACTACAACTCGCCAGCGGTGCTGATTGCCAACATCGCCGACAAGAAAACCAGCAGCATCAAGGATCTGGAAGGCAAGAAAATTGCCGTGCAGCAAGGCTCATCCTACGAGAGCTATCTGCAAAAGAAACTGGTGATTGAAGCGCCCAATGCGGTGCAGCCCACCTACGGTTTCAACAAGGTCATCATCGCGCCCTACGACAACGAAGAGCTGGCCTACCAGGACCTGGCACTGGGTGCCGGCAAGCGCGTGGATGCGGTGATTTCCAATCTGGTGACCGCGCGTGAACGCATCAGCAAGACCGGCAAATTCCGCATCGTGGGCAGCCCGCTGTATCAGGAACCCAACTGGGTAGCCGTGGACAAGGGCGATGCGCAGTGGAATGCCCGTGTCAAACAGGTCATTACCGAGCTGAAGAAAGACGGTACGCTCAGCGCCATTTCCAAGAAGTGGATTGGCGCCGATATCACCAACTAA
- a CDS encoding amino acid ABC transporter permease: protein MLFLLGGFVWFVQAFGLDYQFALSKLPLLAGLELSPEGFIQGIPLTLLLCLLSTVLAVAIGMLSALGRLSSNPLLYGLATFYNSFFKGTPLLVQILLIYLGLPQLGVVPTAIPSGVAALALCYGAYLSEVFRSAILSIHRGQWDAGKALGLKPHAIMRHIILPQAMKVAVPPTFSMFISMLKDSSLVSVMGLWELMFLAQSYGRSAYRYMEMLLTAAILYWLLSIVLELCQHRLEQKLSVSARR from the coding sequence ATGTTGTTTCTGTTGGGTGGCTTTGTCTGGTTTGTGCAGGCCTTTGGGCTGGACTACCAGTTTGCCCTGAGCAAGCTGCCCTTGCTGGCCGGGCTGGAGTTAAGCCCGGAAGGCTTTATCCAGGGCATTCCGCTCACCCTGCTGTTATGCCTGCTCTCCACCGTGCTGGCGGTGGCCATCGGCATGCTGTCTGCACTGGGGCGGCTGTCCAGCAACCCGCTGCTGTACGGCCTGGCCACCTTTTACAACTCCTTTTTCAAGGGCACGCCGCTCTTGGTGCAGATTCTGCTGATCTACCTGGGTCTGCCGCAGCTGGGCGTGGTGCCCACCGCCATTCCATCCGGCGTGGCCGCCCTGGCACTCTGCTATGGTGCCTATCTGAGCGAAGTATTCCGCTCAGCCATCCTGTCGATTCACCGTGGCCAGTGGGATGCCGGCAAGGCTCTGGGACTGAAGCCACACGCCATCATGCGCCACATCATTTTGCCGCAGGCGATGAAAGTGGCCGTGCCGCCGACCTTCTCCATGTTCATTTCCATGCTGAAGGACTCCTCGCTGGTATCGGTGATGGGGCTGTGGGAGCTGATGTTCCTGGCGCAAAGCTATGGCCGCTCGGCTTACCGCTACATGGAAATGCTGCTGACCGCCGCCATTCTGTACTGGCTGCTATCCATCGTGCTGGAGCTGTGCCAGCACCGGCTGGAGCAGAAGCTTTCAGTTTCCGCACGACGCTGA
- a CDS encoding efflux transporter outer membrane subunit: MKVLYPIVLAGLLLAGCASLTATPYQVPAVTLPGQWQGAAAADNSQISGDNWWQQFGDAELNQLIAQVLVRNNDLAAAAIKVQQAMLKADLAATDLAPTPAFSLSSSASQRLGGATVNSQTHAASLSVSYEADLWGRLSHLSDAKVWEARATEQDRAASRLSLIGSTIKLYWKQGWLQQRLQLGEASVAYQQQALRLVLAKQQAGAAAQLDVLTVRQSLASQQAALHDYQQQLAETRNALAILLDGPPLGVLSSLASLPQQDLPDVPAGLPVQLLARRPDLRAAELRLRETLANGDATRAAYYPDFSLTGSLGSSSSRLAQVISNPLATLGAGLTLPFLQWRQMRLNAQISAADYQLAVVNFRQTLYAALADVENALSARSQYQQQGQRLAVSAQLAGQSEQLYRLRYQAGAAPLKDWLDAQETRRQAEVSLLENRYNRLVNQVTLYQALGGDAQLH, encoded by the coding sequence ATGAAAGTGCTTTACCCCATCGTGCTGGCCGGCTTGCTGCTGGCCGGCTGTGCCAGTCTGACCGCAACGCCCTATCAGGTGCCGGCCGTCACGCTGCCCGGCCAGTGGCAGGGCGCTGCTGCTGCGGACAATAGCCAGATCAGTGGCGATAACTGGTGGCAGCAGTTTGGTGATGCCGAACTGAACCAGCTGATTGCACAGGTGCTGGTGCGCAACAATGATCTGGCGGCGGCGGCCATCAAGGTGCAGCAGGCCATGCTGAAGGCCGACCTGGCCGCCACCGACCTGGCCCCCACGCCAGCCTTCAGCCTGTCCAGCTCTGCCAGCCAGCGGCTGGGTGGTGCCACGGTCAACAGCCAGACGCATGCGGCCAGCCTGTCGGTCAGCTACGAGGCCGACTTGTGGGGCCGGCTGTCCCACCTGAGCGATGCCAAGGTCTGGGAAGCGCGTGCGACCGAGCAGGATCGCGCAGCCAGCCGGCTCAGCCTGATCGGCAGCACCATCAAGCTGTACTGGAAGCAGGGCTGGTTGCAGCAGCGCCTGCAGCTGGGCGAGGCCAGTGTCGCTTACCAGCAGCAAGCCCTGCGGCTGGTGCTGGCCAAGCAACAGGCCGGCGCGGCGGCACAGCTGGATGTGTTGACCGTACGGCAAAGCCTGGCCAGCCAGCAGGCGGCTCTGCACGACTACCAACAGCAACTGGCAGAAACCCGCAATGCGCTGGCCATCTTGCTGGACGGCCCTCCGCTTGGTGTGCTGAGTTCGCTGGCCAGCCTGCCACAGCAGGATCTGCCCGATGTGCCGGCCGGTTTGCCGGTGCAGCTGCTGGCCCGTCGGCCCGATCTGCGCGCCGCCGAACTGCGCCTGCGTGAAACGCTGGCCAATGGCGACGCCACCCGCGCAGCCTACTACCCCGATTTTTCCCTGACCGGCAGTCTGGGGAGCAGCAGTAGCCGGCTGGCACAGGTGATCAGCAATCCGCTGGCCACGCTGGGAGCAGGGCTGACCCTGCCGTTTCTGCAGTGGCGGCAAATGCGGCTGAACGCGCAGATCAGCGCGGCTGATTACCAGCTGGCCGTGGTGAATTTCCGCCAGACCCTGTACGCGGCACTTGCCGACGTGGAAAACGCGCTGTCTGCACGCAGCCAGTATCAGCAGCAAGGACAGCGGCTGGCGGTGTCGGCGCAACTGGCCGGCCAGTCCGAGCAGCTATACCGGCTGCGTTACCAGGCCGGTGCTGCACCGCTGAAAGACTGGCTGGATGCGCAGGAAACCCGCCGCCAGGCCGAAGTGTCGCTACTGGAAAACCGTTACAACCGGCTGGTCAATCAGGTGACGCTGTATCAGGCGCTGGGCGGGGATGCACAGCTGCACTGA
- a CDS encoding MacB family efflux pump subunit: MPLLELSGVCRDFASGEDTVTVLDDIHLQIMAGEMVAIIGASGSGKSTLMNILGCLDAPSRGRYRVAGQPVADMNPDQLAQLRREHFGFIFQRYHLLGELNALQNVELPAVYAGSPAPERRSRAASLLARLGLSDRAGHKPGQLSGGQQQRVSIARALMNGGKVILADEPTGALDSASGQQVMAILRELHAEGHTIILVTHDSKVAEHADRIIEIGDGRLVADQRRGEAPANATLASAALTEEQGGWRLLREHFAEAFGMAWRALMAHRLRSALTMLGIIIGIASVVSVVALGTGSSQRILSDISSLGTNTINIYPGKHFGDRKADAIHTLTPRDATVLAEQGFVDSVTPEVSDSVTLRYRNIAVSAQVKGVGEQYFRVRGVSMAQGRAFDATAVSQQAQQVVIDENSRKALFADGDDPIGKVILLGKLPCRVVGVTQTQKSAFGTDDNLNLWLPYSTVMYRMLGQDYLKAVTVRVSDNVATDAAEQSLVALMKRRHGTQDFFVMNTDSIRQTIATTTATMTLLVSMIAVISLVVGGIGVMNIMLVSVSERTREIGVCIAVGARQRDIMQQFLIEAVLVCLLGGALGVGLSLVLGVVVAKLASFTMVYSSSSIVAAFACSTLVGVLFGYLPARNAARLDPVVALSRE, from the coding sequence ATTCCCTTGCTGGAACTGTCTGGCGTGTGTCGTGACTTTGCCTCGGGTGAAGACACGGTCACGGTGCTGGATGACATCCATTTGCAAATCATGGCCGGGGAAATGGTCGCCATCATCGGCGCGTCCGGCTCCGGCAAATCCACCCTGATGAATATTCTGGGCTGTCTGGATGCCCCTTCGCGTGGCCGCTATCGAGTGGCCGGGCAGCCGGTGGCCGACATGAACCCCGACCAGCTGGCGCAGCTGCGGCGCGAGCACTTCGGCTTCATCTTCCAGCGCTACCATTTGCTGGGCGAACTCAATGCCCTGCAAAACGTCGAGCTGCCCGCCGTCTATGCCGGCAGCCCCGCGCCGGAACGCCGCAGCCGCGCAGCAAGCCTGCTGGCGCGACTGGGCCTGAGCGACCGTGCCGGCCACAAACCGGGCCAGCTGTCCGGCGGCCAGCAGCAGCGGGTGAGTATTGCGCGGGCGCTGATGAACGGCGGCAAGGTGATTCTGGCCGATGAACCCACCGGCGCACTGGACAGTGCCAGCGGCCAGCAGGTGATGGCCATCCTGCGCGAACTGCATGCCGAGGGCCACACCATCATTCTGGTCACCCACGACAGCAAGGTGGCGGAACACGCTGACCGCATCATTGAAATCGGCGATGGCCGGCTGGTGGCCGACCAGCGTCGCGGCGAGGCCCCGGCCAATGCCACGCTGGCCAGCGCAGCGCTTACCGAGGAGCAGGGCGGCTGGCGGCTGCTGCGCGAGCATTTTGCCGAGGCCTTCGGCATGGCATGGCGGGCGCTGATGGCGCACCGGCTGCGCTCGGCGCTGACCATGCTGGGCATCATCATCGGCATTGCCTCGGTGGTGTCGGTGGTGGCACTGGGCACCGGTTCCAGTCAGCGCATTCTCAGCGACATCAGCTCGCTGGGCACCAATACCATCAATATCTATCCCGGCAAGCATTTTGGCGACCGCAAGGCCGATGCCATCCACACCCTTACCCCGCGCGATGCGACGGTGCTGGCCGAGCAGGGCTTTGTCGATAGCGTGACGCCGGAAGTTAGTGACAGCGTCACCCTGCGCTACCGCAATATCGCGGTCAGCGCCCAGGTCAAGGGCGTGGGCGAGCAGTATTTCCGCGTGCGCGGCGTGTCCATGGCGCAGGGGCGGGCCTTTGATGCCACGGCCGTCAGCCAGCAGGCGCAGCAGGTAGTGATAGACGAAAACAGCCGCAAGGCGCTGTTTGCCGACGGCGACGACCCCATCGGCAAGGTCATCCTGCTGGGCAAGCTGCCGTGCCGGGTGGTGGGCGTTACCCAAACCCAGAAAAGCGCCTTCGGCACCGATGACAACCTCAATCTGTGGCTGCCCTACAGCACGGTGATGTACCGCATGCTGGGCCAGGACTATCTGAAGGCGGTCACGGTACGGGTCAGCGACAATGTCGCCACTGACGCCGCCGAGCAAAGCCTGGTGGCGCTGATGAAGCGCCGCCACGGTACGCAGGACTTTTTTGTGATGAATACCGACAGCATTCGCCAGACCATTGCCACCACCACGGCCACCATGACCTTGCTGGTGTCGATGATTGCGGTGATTTCGCTGGTGGTGGGCGGTATCGGCGTGATGAACATCATGCTGGTGTCGGTGAGCGAGCGGACCCGCGAAATCGGCGTCTGCATAGCGGTGGGCGCACGCCAGCGCGACATCATGCAGCAGTTTCTGATCGAGGCCGTGCTGGTCTGCCTGCTGGGTGGCGCCCTGGGTGTGGGCCTGTCGCTGGTGCTGGGCGTGGTGGTGGCCAAGCTGGCCAGCTTCACCATGGTGTACTCCAGCAGCTCGATTGTGGCGGCCTTTGCCTGCTCCACGCTGGTGGGGGTGTTGTTCGGTTATCTGCCAGCACGCAATGCGGCGCGGCTGGACCCTGTCGTGGCCTTGTCACGAGAATGA
- a CDS encoding efflux RND transporter periplasmic adaptor subunit: protein MPRLSSLQTRSLIAAAVLLLILAVYLFYPRQPVNHYLSATVTHLDLEDSVLATGTIKALREVSVGAQVSGQIKSLKVKLGQSVHKGDLLAEIDPRTQENSLEDAQASVSSYQSQLKSKLAALLKARQDFARQQQMLGQQATSRESYDSAKAAMDGADADAQQLQAQLQQARISLKTAQLNLGYTRIVAPIDGVVVALSVEEGQTVNASQSTPTIVKLAQLDTVTVKSEISEGDVVRVKPGMPVYFTILGEPDQRYQASLRSVDPAPQSYSDASDSSTTSTSTSSSSSSSSSSTAIYYYGLFDVPNPQHKLRINMTAQVTVVLSQVKAALAIPANALGAADKHGRYAVRVLQADGSVQTRQVGIGLNNNVHAQVLSGLREGEQVVVGEASATATASSSRNGPPPMGM from the coding sequence ATGCCCCGCCTCAGTTCATTGCAGACCCGCAGCCTGATTGCTGCCGCCGTGCTGCTGCTCATCCTGGCTGTCTACCTGTTTTATCCGCGCCAGCCAGTCAATCACTACCTGAGCGCCACCGTCACCCATCTTGATCTTGAAGACAGCGTGCTGGCCACCGGCACCATCAAGGCGCTGCGTGAAGTCAGCGTGGGTGCCCAGGTGTCCGGCCAGATCAAATCGCTCAAGGTCAAGCTGGGCCAGAGCGTGCACAAGGGCGATCTGCTGGCCGAAATCGACCCGCGCACCCAGGAAAATTCGCTGGAAGACGCCCAGGCTTCGGTCAGCAGCTATCAGTCGCAGCTCAAATCCAAGCTGGCGGCACTGCTGAAAGCAAGGCAGGACTTTGCCCGCCAGCAGCAGATGCTGGGGCAGCAGGCTACCTCGCGCGAAAGTTACGACAGTGCCAAGGCGGCCATGGATGGTGCCGATGCCGATGCCCAGCAGCTGCAGGCACAGCTGCAACAGGCGCGTATCAGCCTGAAAACGGCCCAGCTCAATCTGGGCTACACCCGTATTGTTGCGCCCATCGATGGCGTGGTGGTGGCCTTGTCGGTGGAAGAGGGGCAGACGGTGAATGCCAGCCAGTCCACCCCCACCATCGTCAAGCTGGCGCAGCTGGATACGGTGACGGTGAAGTCGGAAATCTCCGAAGGTGATGTGGTACGGGTCAAGCCGGGCATGCCGGTGTACTTCACCATCCTGGGTGAGCCGGACCAGCGTTATCAGGCCAGTTTGCGTTCGGTCGATCCGGCACCGCAGTCGTATAGCGATGCCAGCGACAGCAGCACCACTTCCACCTCGACCAGCAGCAGTTCCAGCAGTTCTTCATCGTCTACCGCCATCTATTACTACGGCCTGTTTGATGTGCCCAATCCGCAGCACAAGCTGCGCATCAACATGACGGCGCAGGTCACCGTGGTGCTCAGCCAGGTCAAGGCGGCACTGGCCATCCCCGCCAATGCGCTGGGTGCGGCCGACAAGCATGGTCGCTATGCGGTGCGCGTGCTGCAGGCTGATGGCAGCGTGCAGACTCGGCAGGTCGGCATCGGTCTGAACAACAATGTCCACGCCCAGGTACTGAGCGGCCTGCGTGAGGGCGAGCAGGTGGTGGTGGGCGAAGCCAGTGCGACGGCCACGGCCAGCAGCAGCCGCAACGGCCCGCCGCCGATGGGGATGTAA